In the genome of Electrophorus electricus isolate fEleEle1 chromosome 26, fEleEle1.pri, whole genome shotgun sequence, one region contains:
- the LOC113576181 gene encoding mast cell protease 4-like, producing MTIILLFLLCALLPSLGHAAHAHVGIVNGTEAKPHSRPYMVSLQKDGEHICGGFLISDKFVMTAGHCWKYGDNMTVVMGAHDLSEKYSSTHMEVKFYHIYPEYNPQGFNDIMLLQLKGIVKNSTVINWIPLRKRRQQIKNKTICSIAGWGRNMTNGHTSTRLMEVNVSIVGRQACTKAWHKFYSAPSMICTAGRGGFCKGDSGGPLVCNNKAVGIVSKFEWENCDYPHKPNIYTKIAKFLPWIRAIIKTKK from the exons ATGACTATCATCCTGTTATTTCTGCTGTGCGCTCTGCTACCGTCCCTGGGCCACGCCG CTCATGCGCATGTTGGTATAGTGAACGGCACAGAGGCTAAACCCCACTCCAGACCCTACATGGTTTCTCTCCAGAAAGATGGGGAACACATCTGTGGTGGCTTCCTTATATCTGACAAGTTTGTGATGACAGCTGGACACTGCTGGAAATA CGGAGACAACATGACAGTAGTGATGGGGGCTCATGATCTGTCAGAAAAGTACTCTTCTACCCACATGGAAGTGAAGTTCTACCACATTTATCCAGAATACAATCCTCAAGGGTTCAATGACATCATGCTGCTGCAG TTGAAAGGAATAGTCAAAAACAGCACTGTTATAAACTGGATTCCCttaagaaaaagaagacaacaGATTAAGAACAAAACCATCTGCAGCATCGCTGGCTGGGGGAGAAACATGACTAATGGGCACACCAGCACAAGACTTATGGAGGTGAACGTCAGCATCGTGGGCAGACAGGCGTGCACAAAGGCCTGGCATAAATTTTACTCAGCTCCTAGCATGATCTGTACAGCAGGTCGGGGAGGATTTTGTAAG GGAGATTCTGGGGGTCCTTTGGTGTGCAATAACAAAGCAGTTGGTATTGTATCAAAATTTGAGTGGGAGAACTGTGACTACCCTCACAAACCAAATATCTATACGAAGATCGCCAAATTTCTGCCCTGGATCAGGGCTATAATTAAGACCAAGAAGTGA